One part of the Melospiza melodia melodia isolate bMelMel2 chromosome 3, bMelMel2.pri, whole genome shotgun sequence genome encodes these proteins:
- the KIF3C gene encoding kinesin-like protein KIF3C isoform X1: MAGKPRSGCEALRVVARCRPMSRREEAAGYERVLELDVKLGQVSIRNPRAAPGELPKTFTFDAVYDASSKQADLYDETVRPLIDSVLQGFNGTVFAYGQTGTGKTYTMQGAWAEPEKRGIIPSAFEHIFTHISRSQNQQYLVRASYLEIYQEEIRDLLAKDQSKKLELKENPETGVYIKDLSSFVTKNVKEIEHVMNLGSQTRSVGSTNMNEHSSRSHAIFLITIECSETGPDGEEHIRVGKLNLVDLAGSERQNKMGAQGERPKEASKINLSLSALGNVISALVDGRSTHIPYRDSKLTRLLQDSLGGNAKTIMVATLGPASHSYDESLSTLRFANRAKNIKNKPRVNEDPKDTLLREFQEEIVRLKAQLEKRGMLGKKRRRSSRRKKAVDGEGTVDNEGEDENEDGLEKTMENYLKEQKERLEEEKAAIQDDHSLVSEEKQKLLQEKEKMIEDLRKEQEATELLAIKYKAMESKLLIGGRTIVDHTNEQQKMLELRRQEIAEQKRREREMQQEMLLRDEETMELRETYTSLQQEVEIKTKKLKKLYAKLQAVKAEIQDQHDEYIRVRQDLEEAQNEQTRELKLKYLIIENFIPPEEKNKIMNRLYFDGDEEQWKFQPLVPAGGSSSQMKRRPTSAVGYKRPISHYARVAMARRSHPRFRAENIMFLELDLSPPAIFEFERSRDPAAEPDPRALHLERLMHLDSLLQRPAAARVRKSRSWCQRTACPECLCVPRCQRTACPECLCVPRCQTPRSLPSSTTHVSLASSSPCAAPLPAQE; encoded by the exons atggccggTAAGCCCCGCAGCGGCTGCGAGGCGCTCCGGGTGGTGGCCCGGTGCCGGCCCATGAGCCGGCGGGAGGAGGCGGCGGGATACGAGCGCGTCCTGGAGCTGGACGTGAAGCTGGGCCAGGTGAGCATCCGCAacccccgcgccgcccccgggGAGCTGCCCAAGACCTTCACCTTCGACGCCGTGTACGACGCCAGCTCCAAGCAGGCCGACCTCTACGATGAGACGGTGCGGCCGCTCATCGACTCGGTGCTGCAGGGCTTCAACGGCACCGTCTTCGCCTACGGGCAGACCGGCACCGGCAAGACCTACACCATGCAGGGCGCCTGGGCGGAGCCCGAGAAGCGCGGCATCATCCCCAGCGCCTTCGAGCACATCTTCACCCACATCTCCCGCTCGCAGAACCAGCAGTACCTGGTGAGGGCCTCGTACCTGGAGATCTACCAGGAGGAGATCAGGGACCTCCTCGCCAAGGACCAGAGCAAGAAACTGGAGCTGAAGGAGAACCCCGAGACCGGGGTGTACATCAAGGACCTCTCCTCCTTCGTGACCAAGAACGTCAAGGAGATCGAACACGTGATGAACCTGGGCAGCCAGACGCGCTCGGTGGGCAGCACCAACATGAACGAGCACAGCTCGCGCTCGCACGCCATCTTCCTCATCACCATCGAGTGCAGCGAGACGGGGCCGGACGGCGAGGAGCACATCCGCGTGGGCAAGCTCAACCTCGTGGACCTGGCCGGCAGCGAGCGCCAGAACAAAATGGGGGCCCAGGGAGAGCGCCCCAAGGAGGCCTCCAAGATCAACCTCTCCCTCTCGGCCCTGGGCAACGTCATCTCGGCGCTGGTGGACGGGCGGAGCACGCACATCCCCTACCGGGACTCCAAGCTCACCCGCCTGCTGCAGGACTCCCTCGGGGGCAACGCCAAGACAATCATGGTGGCCACCTTGGGCCCGGCCTCGCACAGCTACGACGAGAGCCTCTCCACCCTCAGGTTCGCCAACAGGGCCAAGAACATCAAGAACAAGCCGCGGGTGAACGAGGACCCCAAGGACACCTTGCTGCGGGAGTTCCAGGAGGAGATCGTGCGGCTGAAAGCCCAGCTGGAGAAACGCGGGATGCTGggcaagaagaggaggaggagcagccggAGGAAGAAAGCGGTGGATGGAGAGGGCACCGTGGACAATGAAGGGGAGGATGAGAATGAGGATGGCCTGGAGAAGACCATGGAGAACTACTTGAAGGAGCAGAAGGAGAGGCTGGAAGAGGAGAAAGCCGCTATCCAGGATGACCACAGCCTGGTGAGTGAGGAGAAGCAGAAGCTGCTccaggagaaggagaagatgaTTGAGGACCTGCGGAAGGAGcaggaggccacggagctgctggCCATCAAGTACAAG GCCATGGAGAGCAAGCTGCTGATCGGGGGCAGGACCATCGTGGACCACACCAACGAGCAGCAGAAGATGCTGGAGCTGAGGCGGCAGGAGATCGCTGAGCAG AAACGCCGGGAGCGGGAGATgcagcaggagatgctgctgagggACGAGGAGACCATGGAGCTGCGCGAGACCTACACGTCCCTGCAGCAGGAGGTGGAGATCAAAACCAAGAAGCTGAAGAAG ctcTATGCCAAGCTGCAGGCCGTGAAGGCCGAGATCCAGGACCAGCACGACGAGTACATCCGCGTGCGCCAGGACCTGGAGGAGGCCCAGAACGAGCAGACCCGGGAGCTGAAGCTCAA GTATTTGATCATCGAGAATTTCATCCCTCCCGAGGAGAAGAACAAGATCATGAACCGCCTGTACTTCGATGGCGACGAGGAGCAGTGGAAATTCCAGCCGCTGGTTCCTGCTGGAGG gagcagctcccagatGAAGCGGCGCCCGACCTCGGCCGTGGGCTACAAGAGGCCCATCAGCCACTACGCCAGGGTGGCCATGGCCAGGAGATCCCACCCCCGCTTCAGG GCTGAGAACATCATGTTCCTGGAGCTGGACCTGTCCCCCCCGGCCATCTTCGAGTTCGAGCGCAGCCGGGACCCCGCGGCCGAGCCGGACCCGCGGGCGCTGCACCTGGAGCGCCTGATGCACCTGGACAGCCTCCTGCAGCGGCCCGCGGCCGCCCGCGTGCGCAAATCCCGCTCCTG gtgccagagGACAGCATGCCCAgagtgtctctgtgtccccaggtgccagagGACAGCATGCCCAgagtgtctctgtgtccccaggtgccagacGCCGCGGTCGCTGCCGTCCTCCACCACCCACGTGTCGCTGGCCTCCAGCTCCCCGTGCGCCGCCCCTCTGCCGGCCCAGGAGTGA
- the KIF3C gene encoding kinesin-like protein KIF3C isoform X2 produces the protein MAGKPRSGCEALRVVARCRPMSRREEAAGYERVLELDVKLGQVSIRNPRAAPGELPKTFTFDAVYDASSKQADLYDETVRPLIDSVLQGFNGTVFAYGQTGTGKTYTMQGAWAEPEKRGIIPSAFEHIFTHISRSQNQQYLVRASYLEIYQEEIRDLLAKDQSKKLELKENPETGVYIKDLSSFVTKNVKEIEHVMNLGSQTRSVGSTNMNEHSSRSHAIFLITIECSETGPDGEEHIRVGKLNLVDLAGSERQNKMGAQGERPKEASKINLSLSALGNVISALVDGRSTHIPYRDSKLTRLLQDSLGGNAKTIMVATLGPASHSYDESLSTLRFANRAKNIKNKPRVNEDPKDTLLREFQEEIVRLKAQLEKRGMLGKKRRRSSRRKKAVDGEGTVDNEGEDENEDGLEKTMENYLKEQKERLEEEKAAIQDDHSLVSEEKQKLLQEKEKMIEDLRKEQEATELLAIKYKAMESKLLIGGRTIVDHTNEQQKMLELRRQEIAEQKRREREMQQEMLLRDEETMELRETYTSLQQEVEIKTKKLKKLYAKLQAVKAEIQDQHDEYIRVRQDLEEAQNEQTRELKLKYLIIENFIPPEEKNKIMNRLYFDGDEEQWKFQPLVPAGGSSSQMKRRPTSAVGYKRPISHYARVAMARRSHPRFRAENIMFLELDLSPPAIFEFERSRDPAAEPDPRALHLERLMHLDSLLQRPAAARVRKSRSWCQRTACPECLCVPRCQTPRSLPSSTTHVSLASSSPCAAPLPAQE, from the exons atggccggTAAGCCCCGCAGCGGCTGCGAGGCGCTCCGGGTGGTGGCCCGGTGCCGGCCCATGAGCCGGCGGGAGGAGGCGGCGGGATACGAGCGCGTCCTGGAGCTGGACGTGAAGCTGGGCCAGGTGAGCATCCGCAacccccgcgccgcccccgggGAGCTGCCCAAGACCTTCACCTTCGACGCCGTGTACGACGCCAGCTCCAAGCAGGCCGACCTCTACGATGAGACGGTGCGGCCGCTCATCGACTCGGTGCTGCAGGGCTTCAACGGCACCGTCTTCGCCTACGGGCAGACCGGCACCGGCAAGACCTACACCATGCAGGGCGCCTGGGCGGAGCCCGAGAAGCGCGGCATCATCCCCAGCGCCTTCGAGCACATCTTCACCCACATCTCCCGCTCGCAGAACCAGCAGTACCTGGTGAGGGCCTCGTACCTGGAGATCTACCAGGAGGAGATCAGGGACCTCCTCGCCAAGGACCAGAGCAAGAAACTGGAGCTGAAGGAGAACCCCGAGACCGGGGTGTACATCAAGGACCTCTCCTCCTTCGTGACCAAGAACGTCAAGGAGATCGAACACGTGATGAACCTGGGCAGCCAGACGCGCTCGGTGGGCAGCACCAACATGAACGAGCACAGCTCGCGCTCGCACGCCATCTTCCTCATCACCATCGAGTGCAGCGAGACGGGGCCGGACGGCGAGGAGCACATCCGCGTGGGCAAGCTCAACCTCGTGGACCTGGCCGGCAGCGAGCGCCAGAACAAAATGGGGGCCCAGGGAGAGCGCCCCAAGGAGGCCTCCAAGATCAACCTCTCCCTCTCGGCCCTGGGCAACGTCATCTCGGCGCTGGTGGACGGGCGGAGCACGCACATCCCCTACCGGGACTCCAAGCTCACCCGCCTGCTGCAGGACTCCCTCGGGGGCAACGCCAAGACAATCATGGTGGCCACCTTGGGCCCGGCCTCGCACAGCTACGACGAGAGCCTCTCCACCCTCAGGTTCGCCAACAGGGCCAAGAACATCAAGAACAAGCCGCGGGTGAACGAGGACCCCAAGGACACCTTGCTGCGGGAGTTCCAGGAGGAGATCGTGCGGCTGAAAGCCCAGCTGGAGAAACGCGGGATGCTGggcaagaagaggaggaggagcagccggAGGAAGAAAGCGGTGGATGGAGAGGGCACCGTGGACAATGAAGGGGAGGATGAGAATGAGGATGGCCTGGAGAAGACCATGGAGAACTACTTGAAGGAGCAGAAGGAGAGGCTGGAAGAGGAGAAAGCCGCTATCCAGGATGACCACAGCCTGGTGAGTGAGGAGAAGCAGAAGCTGCTccaggagaaggagaagatgaTTGAGGACCTGCGGAAGGAGcaggaggccacggagctgctggCCATCAAGTACAAG GCCATGGAGAGCAAGCTGCTGATCGGGGGCAGGACCATCGTGGACCACACCAACGAGCAGCAGAAGATGCTGGAGCTGAGGCGGCAGGAGATCGCTGAGCAG AAACGCCGGGAGCGGGAGATgcagcaggagatgctgctgagggACGAGGAGACCATGGAGCTGCGCGAGACCTACACGTCCCTGCAGCAGGAGGTGGAGATCAAAACCAAGAAGCTGAAGAAG ctcTATGCCAAGCTGCAGGCCGTGAAGGCCGAGATCCAGGACCAGCACGACGAGTACATCCGCGTGCGCCAGGACCTGGAGGAGGCCCAGAACGAGCAGACCCGGGAGCTGAAGCTCAA GTATTTGATCATCGAGAATTTCATCCCTCCCGAGGAGAAGAACAAGATCATGAACCGCCTGTACTTCGATGGCGACGAGGAGCAGTGGAAATTCCAGCCGCTGGTTCCTGCTGGAGG gagcagctcccagatGAAGCGGCGCCCGACCTCGGCCGTGGGCTACAAGAGGCCCATCAGCCACTACGCCAGGGTGGCCATGGCCAGGAGATCCCACCCCCGCTTCAGG GCTGAGAACATCATGTTCCTGGAGCTGGACCTGTCCCCCCCGGCCATCTTCGAGTTCGAGCGCAGCCGGGACCCCGCGGCCGAGCCGGACCCGCGGGCGCTGCACCTGGAGCGCCTGATGCACCTGGACAGCCTCCTGCAGCGGCCCGCGGCCGCCCGCGTGCGCAAATCCCGCTCCTG gtgccagagGACAGCATGCCCAgagtgtctctgtgtccccaggtgccagacGCCGCGGTCGCTGCCGTCCTCCACCACCCACGTGTCGCTGGCCTCCAGCTCCCCGTGCGCCGCCCCTCTGCCGGCCCAGGAGTGA
- the KIF3C gene encoding kinesin-like protein KIF3C isoform X3: protein MAGKPRSGCEALRVVARCRPMSRREEAAGYERVLELDVKLGQVSIRNPRAAPGELPKTFTFDAVYDASSKQADLYDETVRPLIDSVLQGFNGTVFAYGQTGTGKTYTMQGAWAEPEKRGIIPSAFEHIFTHISRSQNQQYLVRASYLEIYQEEIRDLLAKDQSKKLELKENPETGVYIKDLSSFVTKNVKEIEHVMNLGSQTRSVGSTNMNEHSSRSHAIFLITIECSETGPDGEEHIRVGKLNLVDLAGSERQNKMGAQGERPKEASKINLSLSALGNVISALVDGRSTHIPYRDSKLTRLLQDSLGGNAKTIMVATLGPASHSYDESLSTLRFANRAKNIKNKPRVNEDPKDTLLREFQEEIVRLKAQLEKRGMLGKKRRRSSRRKKAVDGEGTVDNEGEDENEDGLEKTMENYLKEQKERLEEEKAAIQDDHSLVSEEKQKLLQEKEKMIEDLRKEQEATELLAIKYKAMESKLLIGGRTIVDHTNEQQKMLELRRQEIAEQKRREREMQQEMLLRDEETMELRETYTSLQQEVEIKTKKLKKLYAKLQAVKAEIQDQHDEYIRVRQDLEEAQNEQTRELKLKYLIIENFIPPEEKNKIMNRLYFDGDEEQWKFQPLVPAGGSSSQMKRRPTSAVGYKRPISHYARVAMARRSHPRFRAENIMFLELDLSPPAIFEFERSRDPAAEPDPRALHLERLMHLDSLLQRPAAARVRKSRSWCQTPRSLPSSTTHVSLASSSPCAAPLPAQE, encoded by the exons atggccggTAAGCCCCGCAGCGGCTGCGAGGCGCTCCGGGTGGTGGCCCGGTGCCGGCCCATGAGCCGGCGGGAGGAGGCGGCGGGATACGAGCGCGTCCTGGAGCTGGACGTGAAGCTGGGCCAGGTGAGCATCCGCAacccccgcgccgcccccgggGAGCTGCCCAAGACCTTCACCTTCGACGCCGTGTACGACGCCAGCTCCAAGCAGGCCGACCTCTACGATGAGACGGTGCGGCCGCTCATCGACTCGGTGCTGCAGGGCTTCAACGGCACCGTCTTCGCCTACGGGCAGACCGGCACCGGCAAGACCTACACCATGCAGGGCGCCTGGGCGGAGCCCGAGAAGCGCGGCATCATCCCCAGCGCCTTCGAGCACATCTTCACCCACATCTCCCGCTCGCAGAACCAGCAGTACCTGGTGAGGGCCTCGTACCTGGAGATCTACCAGGAGGAGATCAGGGACCTCCTCGCCAAGGACCAGAGCAAGAAACTGGAGCTGAAGGAGAACCCCGAGACCGGGGTGTACATCAAGGACCTCTCCTCCTTCGTGACCAAGAACGTCAAGGAGATCGAACACGTGATGAACCTGGGCAGCCAGACGCGCTCGGTGGGCAGCACCAACATGAACGAGCACAGCTCGCGCTCGCACGCCATCTTCCTCATCACCATCGAGTGCAGCGAGACGGGGCCGGACGGCGAGGAGCACATCCGCGTGGGCAAGCTCAACCTCGTGGACCTGGCCGGCAGCGAGCGCCAGAACAAAATGGGGGCCCAGGGAGAGCGCCCCAAGGAGGCCTCCAAGATCAACCTCTCCCTCTCGGCCCTGGGCAACGTCATCTCGGCGCTGGTGGACGGGCGGAGCACGCACATCCCCTACCGGGACTCCAAGCTCACCCGCCTGCTGCAGGACTCCCTCGGGGGCAACGCCAAGACAATCATGGTGGCCACCTTGGGCCCGGCCTCGCACAGCTACGACGAGAGCCTCTCCACCCTCAGGTTCGCCAACAGGGCCAAGAACATCAAGAACAAGCCGCGGGTGAACGAGGACCCCAAGGACACCTTGCTGCGGGAGTTCCAGGAGGAGATCGTGCGGCTGAAAGCCCAGCTGGAGAAACGCGGGATGCTGggcaagaagaggaggaggagcagccggAGGAAGAAAGCGGTGGATGGAGAGGGCACCGTGGACAATGAAGGGGAGGATGAGAATGAGGATGGCCTGGAGAAGACCATGGAGAACTACTTGAAGGAGCAGAAGGAGAGGCTGGAAGAGGAGAAAGCCGCTATCCAGGATGACCACAGCCTGGTGAGTGAGGAGAAGCAGAAGCTGCTccaggagaaggagaagatgaTTGAGGACCTGCGGAAGGAGcaggaggccacggagctgctggCCATCAAGTACAAG GCCATGGAGAGCAAGCTGCTGATCGGGGGCAGGACCATCGTGGACCACACCAACGAGCAGCAGAAGATGCTGGAGCTGAGGCGGCAGGAGATCGCTGAGCAG AAACGCCGGGAGCGGGAGATgcagcaggagatgctgctgagggACGAGGAGACCATGGAGCTGCGCGAGACCTACACGTCCCTGCAGCAGGAGGTGGAGATCAAAACCAAGAAGCTGAAGAAG ctcTATGCCAAGCTGCAGGCCGTGAAGGCCGAGATCCAGGACCAGCACGACGAGTACATCCGCGTGCGCCAGGACCTGGAGGAGGCCCAGAACGAGCAGACCCGGGAGCTGAAGCTCAA GTATTTGATCATCGAGAATTTCATCCCTCCCGAGGAGAAGAACAAGATCATGAACCGCCTGTACTTCGATGGCGACGAGGAGCAGTGGAAATTCCAGCCGCTGGTTCCTGCTGGAGG gagcagctcccagatGAAGCGGCGCCCGACCTCGGCCGTGGGCTACAAGAGGCCCATCAGCCACTACGCCAGGGTGGCCATGGCCAGGAGATCCCACCCCCGCTTCAGG GCTGAGAACATCATGTTCCTGGAGCTGGACCTGTCCCCCCCGGCCATCTTCGAGTTCGAGCGCAGCCGGGACCCCGCGGCCGAGCCGGACCCGCGGGCGCTGCACCTGGAGCGCCTGATGCACCTGGACAGCCTCCTGCAGCGGCCCGCGGCCGCCCGCGTGCGCAAATCCCGCTCCTG gtgccagacGCCGCGGTCGCTGCCGTCCTCCACCACCCACGTGTCGCTGGCCTCCAGCTCCCCGTGCGCCGCCCCTCTGCCGGCCCAGGAGTGA